Within the Nitrospira sp. genome, the region GACGTCAAAGGCCCGCATCGCCTGCTGTTCGCCGGTGGTGTTGAACCGCGATCCGACGTACCGCCCGATGACGGTAATCCACAAGGGATCGATGGGTTGATAACTCACCGAGGCGCTCCACTGGTCGGTCGGCCAACGAGGCAATCTGGTGTGCGCCTCGATATCGCGTGTGAGCGTATTCGTATACTGCGCTTGCACGACCACGCCGCGCAGGAATGGCCGCTCGCCTGCATAGGTGTAGGTCAGTCCCGCTTCCCATCCCTTGGTCGACGCCGACCCGACCTGCTGCGAACAGAACCCGAAGGTACTGAACGGCGCACAAAATCCCGGATCGAACGTCGTGACAATGAGATTGCGATAATGATTCCAGAACAAGCCGCCCGACAGCTTCAACTGTTTCGAGAGGAAATACTGGTCGATGCCCGCATCCATACTTTGATTCTTTTCCGGTCCTAAATTCGGGTTGCCGAAATTCGGAAAGTACAGTTCGTTCATGCTGGGCGCTCGGAAACCGGTGGCATAGCCGACGCGCAGCTTGGTATCGGTTTCCTTCTGGTAATACCCCCCGGTGAGCCGATAGGTGGTGGCATCGCCGAAGACGTTGTAACTGTCGTGTCGCACGCCGGCCGTCGCAAACACTCGATCCCACAAGTTGAATTGCGCCTGCGCAAAACCGGCATGGGAACTGAGTACCTTATTCGTCAGTCCGGTGTCATTCTCGCCCTGCTGTTCTCGAAATTGATAGCCCAGACTCACCAACAGCAATTTCGTGAGCTGAACATTGTGCTGCCACTCCACACGGTTGGACAGCACCCGCGTTTCATTCGGGGAGCCGAACGGCGTGCTGAAGGACCCGTCGATGAGATTGCGCTGCAGGGTCCCCGGAAGAAACAGCGAGGCTTCCTGCGCTCGCGAGAGCGTCAGCTTCTGCGACCACCACCCGGTCATAGGTTGCTCGTAACTGCCGCTGAACACATACTGCTGACTGCGCAGCTTTGAACCATACACATCGGCCGGAAACGTCGCCGAGACGTTGTCGAGTTGCGTATCGGCATTCATCCACCGCATCGTGAAATCGAGCCGTCCGTCGTGCGGCAGGTCGACGCCGATTCGTCCAGACCCCTGCCAATTGCGATAGGAATCTCGCTCGGTGGCGCCCCGGCGATAATTGACGGCGGAGAAAGACGACGTGTCCCAGCGAGAGAGGGACAGACTGTAATCAACGATGCCCTGCTTGCCCGACACCGTGCCGCCTTCGCGCAGAGACGCAAACGACCCGTATTCCATGAATCCGGTGGCGCTCAGTGGGCCCTGGCCTCGCTTCGTGACGATATTGATGACGCCCCCCATCGCATCAGATCCCCACAACATGCTTTGCGCGCCGCGCAGAATCTCGACGCGCTCGATATTGTCGGTGGTCAGGTTGGCGAAGTCGTAGCTTCCCAAGGTCGCGCTGTTGACGATCGCGCCGTCGATCAACACCAGCGTCTGGCTGGAGCTGCCGCCGCGAATTCTCGCACTCACTTCGGTCCCCGGGCCGCCGCTCGAAAACACGGCGAGCCCCTGTGCCAGTCGGAGCGCGTCGACGACACTCCTGATGTTTTGTTTTTTCATATCCTGCGCGGTGATGACCTCGACCGCACTGGTCACCTGGCTCACCGGCACCGGAGTTTTCGTGGCCGAAACCACGACTTCTTCGGTCTCGACGATGGGAATCGGATCGGGCTGGTGCTCAGCAGGAATTTCTTCCGCGCGCACCAGTAGGGCACTCACCAGACACAACAGCACACAACAGACAGACCATCTCCAGGCAATACCGAACATCCTGACATCCCCTTTCGCTCGAAGGGCTCAGTCGTACTCTCCGTCAGTTGGGTCTCCTGACTTGCGGCTCATCGTGTCTCTGCGCCTTCCCGGCTGAGCATGAAACGTGACACGTCGTGGGTGAAACGGTCGGAGGACACCTCCTGCGCTTCACGAGAGACGATTCACGAACCACGCCACTCGCCAGTGGCTCACTGCAGAGTTACTCCCCGCTTACAGTGGCGGCACCGTGATGGATTTGCACCATCTTCCCCGACGCTAACGGCGTCTTCCTGATACTCCGCTCTCCAATGGATCACTCGCCCCATCACTGGACACGAGGGGGCCGGGCGCGAACCCCTCTCGCAACACCTGACTACCTCATCGACCAACCGGCACACGCGAGCTCGGCAGCGTAATTCTCGGAAGCCCCGACTGCGGGTGCGCGTCGATCAAGACTTCGCAGCCATACACCTCCCGCAACACCTCCACCGACATGACCTCGGCAGGCGCGCCGACCCTTCGCACCTGACCCGCCCGGAGCATCGCCACACGATCACAATACTGACTGGCAAGGTTCAGATCGTGCGACACGATCACGACTGTCAGCCCACGCTCGTCACAGAGTCGACGCAGGGTCGAACAGATTTCCAGCTGGTGCGGCACATCCAGAAATGCCGTGGGCTCATCGAGCAGCAACACTCTCGGAGATTGCGTCAACGCCCGCGCGATCATCGTCCGCTGGCGTTCGCCCCCGGACACATCCGTCACGGCGCGGGCGGCGAGATGCGCGATGTCCATGGTACGCATCGACTCGGCGGCTGCCTGACAATCTTCCCGGCCCTCCCAGCCGAATCCCAGAGTCCATCCCGAACGCCGCCGATGTGGAAAGCGTCCCATCAGGACGGTTTCCGCGACCGTGAAGGGAAACATCTGCGGATTGTCCTGCGGGACGACCGCGACGGTGTCCGCGATCTGCTCCTGCGAGAGGGTGGTCAACGGCCGGCCGAACAGTGTGATCGCCCCGTCCTGCGGCACAGCCAGTTTTGCCAACAGTTTGAGCAGCGAGGTTTTTCCAGATCCGTTGGGGCCGACGATGCCGAGGATCTCTCCTTGCTCGACCTCCAGCGTGACATCCCGAAGAACCCATCGTCCGTCACTTGGCCGCGATTGTCCGTACGCAAAGTGCACCTCGCGGACGGCATAGGCACACTCAGGCTCCGTGCCCTGACCCATGGCTCCTCCCGCTGTCGAAGCCGACGCCTCCATCCACGTCATGCCAATCGATCCTTTCGCCACACCAGGAGGTAGACGAAAAATGGGCCGCCGGCTAACGCGGTAATCACCCCGACCGGTACCTCAGACGGCACGAACACCGTGCGCGCCACGGTGTCTGCCGCCATTAAAAAAGTTCCGCCGGCCAATGCCGAGGCCGGCAATAACAGGCGATGGTCGGCCCCGACCACGAGGCGGACGGCGTGGGGCACGATCATACCGATGAACCCGATCATGCCGCTGAAGGACACTACGGCCCCGGTCATGAGCGCTGACAGTAGAAAGATGAATCGTTTGACGCGTTCGGTGTCGATGCCGAGCGATCGTGCCGGCTCTTCACCCAAAGCGAGAATATTGAGTACCCGGACCTGCTTGAAGAGCAGCACCAGCCCAATCAGCAAATACGCGGCTAACGCCACCAGCACCGAGTAGGCCGGCGCAGTGAGCGAGCCCATCAGCCAGGCCATCATGCCGAAAGACCGATTCGGTTCCATGATGGAGGTGATGAACATGATGAGCGCGGAGAAGATGGCATTAAGGATGACCCCGGTGAGCAGCACCGAGTGAGTCGGAAGACGGTCATGCGTCACCGCCATTCGATACATCACTGCGAGAGCCACCAGCCCGCCGACAAACCCGCAGACCGGCAGCAAGGACAAGGCCAGCACTGTGGTCCCGATGCCGAACAACACGGCCACGGCCACTCCCAATGCGGCCCCGCTGGACACTCCCAGGACATACGGATCGGCGAGCGGATTGCGGAGCAAGGCCTGCAACGCGACGCCAACCGAGGCGAGACAACTCCCGACCAAAAAGCCGAGCACCACCCGTGGCAACCTGACCTGGAATAGAATGACGCCCGCCGTATCGACCATCTGATCGTCAACCGGTCGACTGAAAACCAGGGACGAGACGAGGCTGATGATGTGCCCCATCCCGATGTACTGCGTCCCCAATTGCAGGCACAGCATGGCGGACAGGCCTGCGATGATCGCCAGCACCGTCATCACGCTCCACCAGCGGGACGGCGTCAGGATTGCTCCTTGAAACAGGCGCTCATCTGCGACCGTCGGCGGACCGGATGGCAAAGGACCACTGGATAGCGCTTGCACGGTTACGGTGGGGGCAGGAGGCGTAGGGTGGCCGGCCGATGGCATCATGGCTGTCCGGGCGTGACTTCAGACGGAAAGGCTTCGGGGTGGATCACACGGACAAGCGATTCCAGCCCATCCATGACGCGCGGACCAGGCCGGTTGAGGGCATCGGCAGACACTTCACGAAGACGATTCTGCCGAACCGCCGTCACGGTGGTCCACCGTCTCCAGGCCTCCTGCTCGCTTCGCGGAACCGTTTCGACCGACCCTCTGGGAAACAGAAGAATTTCGGGATCTTCCTTCAACACCGTTTCCATGGTGAGGCGAGGATAGGGCGCAGTCGCCTCGGACGCGATATTCACCCCACCGGCGAGCCCGATCATCTGATGGATGTAACTTCCCGGCCCGACCGTGATGAGCGGTTCGCTGTTGATGACATACAACACCCGGACGCGCGCGAGCCGCTCCGTCCGAGCGGTGAGTTCCGCCATCCGGTTTCGCATGGCCAGCGTCATGGCATGCGCAGCCACGGAGCGATCGAAGATGCGCCCCAAGGTATGAAGGTGCGAAAAAATGCTTTCCAGCGATGTCGCGTCCAGGAGCAGCACCGGAATTTTCAATTCTTCCAGCTTGGCCAGGACATTGGCCCGGTGAAACTCGCGGGGCGCCACGATCAACTCGGGACGAAGCGCGATCAGTGATTCGAGATTGGGATTAGCGTAACCGACTTTCGATTTAGCCTTGGCCCCCGCCGGGAAATCGCAAAATTCGGTCACCCCGACGATCTGCTCATCCAGCCCCAGGGCGAACAACATTTCGGTGATGCTCGGCGCCAGCGAGACAACGCGTGCGGGCGCCTTAGCCACATAGAGTTTTCTCCCCGCATCGTCGATAAACGTGCGCGGCGTAATGTTGGCCATGAACGGCATACCCGTGAGGATGCCTTGTTGACGACGTTTCATCTCGGACTCATCCTCCGGTACCTGCGCGAAGGCAGGTAGAACACAAGCCAACACCGCATAACACAGGACTCCACATAGGACGAGAAGACATCGAGGCATGGGGAGGTATTGAGCGGCGCGCAAATAAAAAATCCCCAGGGCCAACGTGGAACCCTGAGGATTACCCGCACCATCATCCTCGCCTATTCCCCAGCCCACGAGGGAATAAAGGGTCTTCCTCGGGCAGGTCTTCTGGCTTATGGTTCATCCTACTCCCCGCGCCTTCCCAGCAGGCCCGTGATTCGCCTCTCGTGAATCGTCTCTCGCGTCATGAACCAAACGCGTCACGCTTCACGAACAATGATTCACGGCCACGCGAGTGGCATCGGCGGGTTTCGTCCCCATTTACAGCGGCGGGACCGCGAGGGTTTCACACCCTCTTCCCTTGACCCAAGGTGTCTTGAAACGAGGCAAACTCTAGGAGAGGATGGCCGATCTTGTCAAGGGGATCGATGAGCGGACGCTAATGCGCAGGCCTTCAAGACAGACCTCCGGCATGAGAATCCCGGGGAAACAGGCTAAGAACGGTAACGAAGTTTGAGGACCAGAATGGCGAGCGTCAAGACGAGTGTGATGAGGTTCGCGAGGATGATGGGAAGGGCACCGAGAAGCAGTCCATACACTAACCAGAGAAACACACCGATCGTGAAGGTCAACAACATCCCCAATGACACATCCTGTGCGGAGCGGGTGCGCCAGGTTTGTTGGAGTTGCGGAATAAAGGCAATCGTGGTGAGAGTCCCTGCAAGCAAGCCGACGAGCGTGACCATATCCATAGGTGAAGTCTCCGCGAAGGTGACGGGCCTGACACAGGAAGGAGGGTATCCACAGAGGAGAATTCACCCCGACAGCTTGTCTTAGCCCGTGGCGCTATGGTAGCATTCCGCTCCATTCACGCACTAGTCGTTGAAAGACGCCGCAACAAAGGAGTAGGGCCGTGGCATATGCCTGTGATCTCTGTGGGAAGAAGCACCAAACCGGTAATAACGTCAGCCACGCGAACAACAGAACGAAACGCGTCTTCAATCCCAACTTGCAGCGTGTGAAAGCGCTTGTCAACGGCTCCGCCTTACGCATTCGCGTGTGCACGCGTTGCCTGCGGTCCGGGCTGGTCAAGAAAGCCGTCTAACCACCTCATCCCGCTCCCCTCTTTTTTTCCGGATCTGGATTTCACACTCGTTCTCCGTCCGTTCGTCCCGGGTGAAGTTGGCCGTCCTTGCACGCCAACACTCAACCCGGCCCAAGGCCCCGCCATCGGCTTCCCAAACATCACGCCATAGGAGACGCCTCCACTGGATCGGTGTACAATCCGAATGCGTTCACGACA harbors:
- a CDS encoding TonB-dependent receptor, encoding MFGIAWRWSVCCVLLCLVSALLVRAEEIPAEHQPDPIPIVETEEVVVSATKTPVPVSQVTSAVEVITAQDMKKQNIRSVVDALRLAQGLAVFSSGGPGTEVSARIRGGSSSQTLVLIDGAIVNSATLGSYDFANLTTDNIERVEILRGAQSMLWGSDAMGGVINIVTKRGQGPLSATGFMEYGSFASLREGGTVSGKQGIVDYSLSLSRWDTSSFSAVNYRRGATERDSYRNWQGSGRIGVDLPHDGRLDFTMRWMNADTQLDNVSATFPADVYGSKLRSQQYVFSGSYEQPMTGWWSQKLTLSRAQEASLFLPGTLQRNLIDGSFSTPFGSPNETRVLSNRVEWQHNVQLTKLLLVSLGYQFREQQGENDTGLTNKVLSSHAGFAQAQFNLWDRVFATAGVRHDSYNVFGDATTYRLTGGYYQKETDTKLRVGYATGFRAPSMNELYFPNFGNPNLGPEKNQSMDAGIDQYFLSKQLKLSGGLFWNHYRNLIVTTFDPGFCAPFSTFGFCSQQVGSASTKGWEAGLTYTYAGERPFLRGVVVQAQYTNTLTRDIEAHTRLPRWPTDQWSASVSYQPIDPLWITVIGRYVGSRFNTTGEQQAMRAFDVWSLAVTYDVTKQLQAYLRAENLFNEKYEEIASAGVPIRSIFGGVRVTLGGKS
- a CDS encoding ABC transporter ATP-binding protein, with translation MTWMEASASTAGGAMGQGTEPECAYAVREVHFAYGQSRPSDGRWVLRDVTLEVEQGEILGIVGPNGSGKTSLLKLLAKLAVPQDGAITLFGRPLTTLSQEQIADTVAVVPQDNPQMFPFTVAETVLMGRFPHRRRSGWTLGFGWEGREDCQAAAESMRTMDIAHLAARAVTDVSGGERQRTMIARALTQSPRVLLLDEPTAFLDVPHQLEICSTLRRLCDERGLTVVIVSHDLNLASQYCDRVAMLRAGQVRRVGAPAEVMSVEVLREVYGCEVLIDAHPQSGLPRITLPSSRVPVGR
- a CDS encoding iron ABC transporter permease codes for the protein MMPSAGHPTPPAPTVTVQALSSGPLPSGPPTVADERLFQGAILTPSRWWSVMTVLAIIAGLSAMLCLQLGTQYIGMGHIISLVSSLVFSRPVDDQMVDTAGVILFQVRLPRVVLGFLVGSCLASVGVALQALLRNPLADPYVLGVSSGAALGVAVAVLFGIGTTVLALSLLPVCGFVGGLVALAVMYRMAVTHDRLPTHSVLLTGVILNAIFSALIMFITSIMEPNRSFGMMAWLMGSLTAPAYSVLVALAAYLLIGLVLLFKQVRVLNILALGEEPARSLGIDTERVKRFIFLLSALMTGAVVSFSGMIGFIGMIVPHAVRLVVGADHRLLLPASALAGGTFLMAADTVARTVFVPSEVPVGVITALAGGPFFVYLLVWRKDRLA
- a CDS encoding cobalamin-binding protein — encoded protein: MPRCLLVLCGVLCYAVLACVLPAFAQVPEDESEMKRRQQGILTGMPFMANITPRTFIDDAGRKLYVAKAPARVVSLAPSITEMLFALGLDEQIVGVTEFCDFPAGAKAKSKVGYANPNLESLIALRPELIVAPREFHRANVLAKLEELKIPVLLLDATSLESIFSHLHTLGRIFDRSVAAHAMTLAMRNRMAELTARTERLARVRVLYVINSEPLITVGPGSYIHQMIGLAGGVNIASEATAPYPRLTMETVLKEDPEILLFPRGSVETVPRSEQEAWRRWTTVTAVRQNRLREVSADALNRPGPRVMDGLESLVRVIHPEAFPSEVTPGQP
- a CDS encoding SemiSWEET family sugar transporter; the encoded protein is MDMVTLVGLLAGTLTTIAFIPQLQQTWRTRSAQDVSLGMLLTFTIGVFLWLVYGLLLGALPIILANLITLVLTLAILVLKLRYRS
- a CDS encoding 50S ribosomal protein L28, whose product is MAYACDLCGKKHQTGNNVSHANNRTKRVFNPNLQRVKALVNGSALRIRVCTRCLRSGLVKKAV